Proteins encoded in a region of the Odocoileus virginianus isolate 20LAN1187 ecotype Illinois chromosome 9, Ovbor_1.2, whole genome shotgun sequence genome:
- the STMN3 gene encoding stathmin-3, which produces MASTISAYKEKMKELSVLSLICSCFYSQPHPNTVYQYGDMEVKQLDKRASGQSFEVILKSPSDLSPESPVLSSPPKRKDTSLEELQKRLEAAEERRKTQEAQVLKQLAERREHEREVLHKALEENNNFSRLAEEKLNYKMELSKEIREAHLAALRERLREKELHAAEVRRNKEQREEMSG; this is translated from the exons ATGGCCAGCACCATCTCCG CATACAAGGAGAAGATGAAGGAGCTGTCAGTGCTGTCGCTCATCTGCTCCTGCTTCTACTCACAGCCGCACCCCAACACCGTCTACCAGTATGGGG ACATGGAGGTGAAACAGCTGGACAAGAGGGCCTCCGGCCAGAGCTTTGAGGTCATCCTCAAGTCCCCTTCCGACCTGTCCCCGGAGAGTCCCGTGCTCTCCTCCCCCCCCAAGAGGAAGGACACCTCCCTGGAAGAGCTGCAGAAGCGGCTGGAGGCAGCTGAGGAGCGGAGGAAG ACACAGGAGGCTCAGGTGCTGAAGCAGCTGGCGGAGCGGCGCGAGCACGAACGCGAGGTGTTGCACAAGGCGCTGGAGGAGAACAACAACTTCAGCCGTCTGGCCGAGGAGAAGCTCAACTACAAGATGGAGCTCAGCAAGGAGATCCGCGAGGCGCACCTGGCGGCACTGCGTGAACGGCTGCGCGAGAAG GAGCTGCACGCGGCCGAGGTGCGCAGGAACAAGGAGCAACGCGAGGAAATGTCCGGCTAA